The Oryza glaberrima chromosome 5, OglaRS2, whole genome shotgun sequence DNA segment TTAATTGTTTAAGCCACATGGACTGAAGAAGAAAGTATTTTACTATTGTTTTTTCATGGAATAAGAACTAGTGGTTGAAAAGATAAAGTGAGCAACATATGAAAGCATAAAGCATAGAAATTCAAAGCGTAACCACTCTGCATTTCAGTGTCCATACAATACAAGTCCTATTTTAGGCCCCAGTTTGATAATGAATGTACATTAACCAGTTCAAAACATCATCCTAACTCAGCTAGTTTATGTTGACCATATTATTTAATCGTCCATGCATCTTGTCAAAGTTATGTTTGAACTGTGAAATAGGATATCAATGTTTTTAAGAATGTTACCAACTCACCAATATATTATTGACGTAGAAAAATAGGAAGTATTGCAATGTCATTTCAAAATCTTAAAACAATTTATAAGTTTTTACTACATGACATGTACTGGTTTTCTCTGACTCATAGGGTTTATGGATTTGATAAACTAAGTGAACAAACTCTGCTCGGTGCCTATGTTTCTATTTGGTTCAGAGCCTAATGAATATTTTACCTCCAATACCCAACACAAACATGGCCTTAAATTCCTCCGTATGGCTAGTTTTCATGTAACAATCAGCTTAAGCATAACCAAAGTAGGAAATAGGAACCACCTAGCATAAGAAGACTTACAGCAAAACTCTTTGGGTGCATATCTACATTATGCCTCAGAAGCATACTGTATGTGTCACGAGCTGAGTGACCAACTGCCAATACAACTGCATCAAATGATAGTGTCTGGTTGGGAGAACCTAGCTGCAGTCTTGAGTCAGACACGACAACTCCTTTTACTTGCCCACCTTCCACTACAAGGTCATCTACTCTAGTATTAAATATTATGTTAACCTGTAAACGGAAAATAAACACATCAATCCATGGGGCGCTTCCAGAACAAAAGAACAACGACGCTTAGAAACATATGTTGCACTCACACCCAACTCTTTTAAGTGATGCCTGAAGTTCCGCAGCAGAGGAACAAGTTTATCTGTACCCAAGTGAGGTTTCCCATCAACTAGTATATTTGGAGGACCTCCAAATTGAACAAATGTTTTCATAACCTGAAATCCAAAACCACAGACAGATAACTTAAAATACACAAGCACAAACTCAAGTAATCAACAGTAACTTGCTGTCCTTAGGATCTTGATCCCAGATAGCACTAGATGCTAATGCTTGAATCAATAAGTaaccaaaataatttctaaGAGGTtcctgatttttatttttaattgtttcaTTAAAATAATTCCATGGGAGTttgcaaattttattttaaattgcttcattcagaaaaaaaaaagtaatacctactcctctgtcccaaaaacaaaaaacccAATTCTAGAGATGTATTTGGACAACACGTATGTCCAGATACATCTCTAGGATTGGACattttttgggatagagggagtatggcTCACAGCATACTTATATGCTAAATATTTGTTGACATGGAGCAGGAAAATTTTAACAGTCCAAAAACATCAATGGAAAGTAATGCATCGATAAGCAAATGGAATATCTAACTGGACTTATACAATAAACGGTGAATAAGGTAGAGAAGGAAGATTCTCACAGCCTGAACACCATCAGTGTTTCTTCCTATCCTGGTCACAAGTTTCCCATCACTCCATGTACCTGCACCACCCTGCTATGATTAAGAACAGAAGATCAAGAATTGATGGGCTCAATCTTTGGATGAACATTGAACAAGGGGCAAGTAGTTTGAGCAATTCTTCGCTAATGGGTAGTTGAACTAGCAAGACAGAACCAAATACTCTCCCctgtcataaatatttgacatttagAACGAGATTCGGTTAAATTTTTAGAACTCTaaccatcaattttatattagaataagtttataaaatctaataagtttatgatattatgatagTACTTTTCAGGGCAAATATATGCAATCGTTTCTTAAAAACTAAGTATTCGAGAAATTATTGATGGTCGgagtttcaaaagtttgaccaaatcttaTCCTAAACGCCAGATATTTGTGACTGGTGGGAGTAATCGAGTAGGGAGTTCACGACTTGAGCATACTGTACAGTGTATAAGttcaattttaaattgttaatttataCATGGTAAATGATATGAAAACAGATGGACAAAATGGTGATAATATATGAAGATTATGGCACAACAGTTTTCAAAATAGCATGATCATTCAATAGATTTAAAGCATCCTTACATTATTTCAGATGCATATAACGTCTAGACATGTATGCTTCTTTCAGGTCAAGTAATTGGTATAAATGCACCAACTGCCATAGTATGAAATCACTTCATGTGGCCACCTGGCCATAATAGTAGCCAAATGGACATATAGCTACTTTATATGTTTATCAAAAGATATATGTCGAGCTGTTAAATGCCTCAATCCATTGTCAACAAAATACCTATTCGAACATATCTCAAGACAATTCTGACATGTATTTGGTGAAGTCCTGTAAGCAAAATAGGAACGAGTAGTATACCTCTCCAAAGCAAAAGTTGCTTTCTGAATGGAGAATTCGTCTAACTACTAAGGCACCAATATCACGCCCCCTTTGTTCAACAGGTTGACCACGCTCTATTAAGGTAACTTCTGCACCAAGTTCACCTAGAACAAGGGAGGCAAACAAGCCTGATGGCCCACTTCCTACAACTGCCACCCTTGGTTTCTTTCGCGGACTACAGATAGAGCCATTATTGACAGTATCATTGATTCCCAGTTCACCATCAGAACCTTGCTTATAAACATTAAGCATACTGACCAGATCAGATGCTACTTTCTCATCACGCATGTATTCTATTGTTCCAAGCTTTGGTTCCAATCTAGCAATAAAATCCCACGTTCTCGGCTCCAAATCCAGAAGTCTCTTAACATCCACATCAACGGTATAAACAAATTGAGGTTCTTTCAAAATCTGCCATGTTAAACATAATTTCTTTAGTCACAAAGAAATTGTGCAAGTGATAAACTAATCAGCATATAAATGATATAAACAATTATCAACGCAGTAGAACCAACACTGACACATGAATGCAACACAGGTGAAGCAAATTGCAATCGGTATAACACAGAGCCTTGTAGAAAGGAAAAGTATTACAATTAACTTTTATATGGCATAACTACAATTGTATAATCACGCTAAAAAACCAGTCACTGAAATAAGGTAAAGTCCACATAAACAAAGATGTGTTTAATTCAGAAAAATGCctacagaacaaaaaaaaaatagtgcaaaGTCAGAAACAGAGATGAAAGATGTAAACCAAAATGCATAAATTCATATAGTGTTGACTACAAATCCACAAGTAGATGCAGAGCATCATGACTTCATCCTAGTCTGCAAAACCTGAAATAACACTCTCGGAATGAAGAACAACCAAGCAAAGGAAACAAAACAATAATATACTTTGCTGCAAGACATCAAGACAAAAGGATCTAGTAAAGAAGACCAGTATTCTAAGCAAAATACCAGGTAGCACAAAAATAGTCAAATTCTTCACTACTTCATGTTTTCTTCCTTAAACCCTCAGATGAGCCATTACAGGGCCATCTGGAACTATTGCAAACTTGGGATGCAAATAAAGGTTACCCTGTGTGTTAGGACGGACACATCAACAGAAGGATGACATGTTAATGGAGATCTGAAATGAAGGTTACTACATTGGGTTTCTTCCCGGTTGTGTTAATGTTAATCCGATTTGGGTGCACTATTTAGCAGCTTCAACATCAAGCATCTGTGTTACAGTTAACAACCAAGCCGCGATCTCGTCTCTTTGCAGGATAACAAATACTAAATAAGATATAGATGGAATCATTCCATAAAGAACCTTCCGTGCATCAAACGACTTGCGAATAACGGTGAAGGCCTCTTCAGGGAGCATAGAAGAAACCTACAGTAGAACAGAATAGATTTTAGAAGCCCATAACTTTAGAATAAGTCTAAGCATGAAATATGAGCTCAGCAATATGGACAAAAGATGCAAAAGCAGCCATAGTCACAATGTTCAAGGGAAAGGCGTATCACTAAACGTTGTAGTTTAAATATTGAGATTACTCCAGCAGGACGCAATCGGAAACTTGTATAACAGGTTGCAAGCAGCTAACACTCAGCCCTGCCAGATAATGCACGAACCATATGCATAATTCGATAGACGGTTACGAACAACGTTCAAACATGCTCGAGAGACAGAGCCGTACGCATGTTTAGTAAGTTGCAAACCGCGgcttaatttcataacttgaaAGAGGAAATTAGCAACCTGCTGCTCAAATCAAGAATTGAGCTATCCGCACAAGGAACTAGGGCAATATTTCCTACAGTTCCACACATCCAGAGCAGCGACTCATGGGAATCCACGCCCCCAAAATCCTCTGTATCATCAACGGTGTAGCTATTCTAAAACCTCGCAATTTTTTACTGCATTTCACCAGCTACTACAAAAATGCAATGCATTATCGTACCGGGAATTTCAGTGCTTTGGCGATGGCTTGGAGGAGCGGCGGGGAGACACCAGCTAAGTCCTTGCCGGGGTCGTCGCGGGCAGGGACGGCGAGCTTGGAGAGCCGCCAGTAACCCGCCTCCCGCCCCGCCGAGCCCTCCTCTGGCGCGGCCTTCCGGAGCAGCTCCTTGTGTCGCCTATCCAGCCGCTTCTTCTCCGACGGGTACCGCCGCTTGCCCGTGCGCTTCGCGCAGCGCaccgcccccgccaccgcccccgccccgcGCCCACCGCGTCGGCGCCACGGGAGGGCATTGGTCAAGCCGAGGCTGGGACGGCTAGGGTTTGAGCCCTGAAGGCAAGGGAGCGGGAGGGAGATGGCCGGGAGATGGAGAActgagacggaggcggcggcgagcgccatgGCGAGTTGGGGTGGAAGGAAGAACGGAGAGCGCGGTTGCGCCTGAGGATAATGTGGGTTTTAGCCAGTGCGTGACGTTTTCTTCAGGGTCATTTTAAGGATCTCTTTTGAGTTTTTCTGTAACGGCAGTTTTTTTTCAAGAATTAGTAACTCCCTACAAAGTTCAATTGTTCATCcatattttaattataaaattcagaaaataaaccagaaactagaaaaaatgcagTTTTTTAGATTTTTAGAAGCTGCTATTAAATAGTTGTTTTTCAGAATCTTTAGCTCCTCCAAATAATTCGGTTGGAGGGTTTGTGAACTTTTTCACTGACACGTAAATGAAAAGATGAATTAACACATAATTagttaaatattagctaaaaagcttaaaaatagattactacaatattttaaatcaactttcgtatagaattatttaaaaaaattgcatcggTTAGCAGTTCTGGAAGAAGTGTAAAAACACTCCTAACTAATAACGGCTATTTTC contains these protein-coding regions:
- the LOC127774325 gene encoding uncharacterized protein LOC127774325, encoding MALAAASVSVLHLPAISLPLPCLQGSNPSRPSLGLTNALPWRRRGGRGAGAVAGAVRCAKRTGKRRYPSEKKRLDRRHKELLRKAAPEEGSAGREAGYWRLSKLAVPARDDPGKDLAGVSPPLLQAIAKALKFPVSSMLPEEAFTVIRKSFDARKILKEPQFVYTVDVDVKRLLDLEPRTWDFIARLEPKLGTIEYMRDEKVASDLVSMLNVYKQGSDGELGINDTVNNGSICSPRKKPRVAVVGSGPSGLFASLVLGELGAEVTLIERGQPVEQRGRDIGALVVRRILHSESNFCFGEGGAGTWSDGKLVTRIGRNTDGVQAVMKTFVQFGGPPNILVDGKPHLGTDKLVPLLRNFRHHLKELGVNIIFNTRVDDLVVEGGQVKGVVVSDSRLQLGSPNQTLSFDAVVLAVGHSARDTYSMLLRHNVDMHPKSFAVGLRIEHPQELINDIQYSELAAEVHKGRGRIPVADYKIVKSFGEGDAELPEQNRSCYSFCMCPGGQVVLTSTNPSELCINGMSFSRRASKWANSAFVATVSSHDFRPFESHGSLAGVEFQREFERRAATMGGGNFVVPAQCVTDFLSNRLSVTTLPPSSYRLGVRPSKLHELFPSHITEVLQQSIIMIEEEMPGFVSSEALLHGVETRTSSPLQISRNTGTYESTSLQGLYPIGEGAGYAGGILSASVDGMYCGFALAKQLSLFHGDIESTLGKAQNQKGFVKY